One window from the genome of Candidatus Desulfofervidus auxilii encodes:
- a CDS encoding VanZ family protein, translated as MEKPAERIHFLEYGILGILIFKATGKEIKQNIFAIILLVTIAVIDESIQYMLPNRVGDIRDIVMNLTGGVIGLWLGKFWYQS; from the coding sequence ATGGAAAAACCAGCAGAGAGAATTCATTTTTTAGAATATGGTATTCTTGGAATTCTTATTTTTAAAGCAACAGGAAAGGAAATAAAACAAAACATTTTTGCCATAATTTTATTAGTTACAATAGCTGTTATTGATGAATCAATTCAATATATGTTGCCTAATAGAGTTGGCGATATAAGAGATATTGTTATGAATTTAACAGGAGGTGTTATTGGGTTATGGTTAGGAAAATTCTGGTATCAATCTTGA